The Aneurinibacillus uraniidurans genome segment TTATAGGAGAGAGACGGATGAAGGCAAATCGATGGATTGTATGGATGATGCTTGCGATGCTGCTGCTTGTCACTGCGTGTGGACAAGGCTCTCAATCAGTAGAGCATACAGATAAAAAAGCAGAGAGATCTTCGCAAACATCAGATGGATTCCCGGTAACATTACAAGATAAAAGCGGCACAGACGTGAAAATCGCCAAAAAACCGACACGAATCGTTTCGATTATTCCGAACACGACGGAGATTGCGTTTGCGATTGGCGCAGGCAATGAGATTGTCGGAGTATCTAATTATGATAACTATCCCGCAGGAGTAGCCAAAAAGCAAAAAGTCGGTGATTTAAAAGTAAACAGAGAAAAAGTAGTAGCGCTGAATCCTGATTTGGTACTCGCAGACAGCAGCAATGGTGAAGCTATTAACACATTGCGCAAAGCTGGACTTACTGTACTTGTAACAGAAGCGAAAAACATCGACGAAGTATACAAATCAATCGGGCTAGTCGGTCAGGCGACTGGACATACGGGAGAGGCAGACAAGCTTGTTCATAACATGCAAGCAGATGTCCGAGCCGTCCAGGAAAAAGTAAAGACGATTCCAGATGAGAAGAAACCAAAAGTATGGGTAGAAGTAGATCCATCCCTGTTCACAGCAGGTAAGGGTACATTTATTGATGATATGATAACGCTCGCAGGAGGTAAGAATATCGCATCTGATGTGGCGGGCTGGAAACAGTTATCGGAAGAAAAAGTGCTAGAACGCAATCCAGATATCATTTTAAATACATACGGCTATTATGATAAGGAAGCAACTGCCAAAATTTTAAACCGTCCGACATGGCAGCATGTAAAAGCAGTACAGGCCAAGCGAGTCCAAGCACTTGATTCAGATATCGTAATCCGGCCAGGGCCGCGCATTACACAGGGATTGCAAGAAGTTGCTCGTGCTCTGCATCCGGATTTGTTTAGGTAGCAGGGTGAAATGAATATGAAGCGAGATCAACTAGGATGGAGGAGGCGGCTGGCCGCATGGCTGCTTCCTCTTTTTTGTCTGCTTGTTGTAGTGGTGATAGGAAGTGTATCGGTTGGGAGTGCAGACCTGTCTGTCGGTTCAGTATGGAAAATTATCATGTCCCGATTTATGTTTACAGGTTCAATGGAGCCGAATTGGACACAGGCAGCAGAGACGATTGTATGGGAGATTCGGCTGCCACGCGTTGTACTTGCTGTACTTGTCGGAGCCGGACTGGGTGCCGCAGGAACGGCGTATCAGGGGATTCTGCGTAATCCGCTTGCAGATCCGTACATCTTGGGCGTGTCCTCGGGTGCATCAGTGGGAGCGGCGGCATTTATACTGTTTGGAAGCGGTTGGAGTATCGTTGGTTCGTGGACCCTTCCGTTTGTCGCATTTCTCTGTGGTCTTGCCACGTTGTTGGTCGTTTACCGACTGGCCAGCATTAACGGAACGATTCAGGTGGAGACGCTGCTGTTATCCGGCGTAGTCGTGCAGTCGTTTCTCGGTGCAGGGCTATCCTTGCTTATTTCGCTGTCCAGGGAGAAAATACAAGACATCGTGTATTGGATGATGGGGAGCCTGGCACTTGCTGACTGGCAGTCCGTCGTCGTCATTGCCCCGTATGTGCTTGGAGGGATTGCTGTTATGTGGCTGTGCACAAGAGAATTGAATATTTTGGCACTGGGTGAGCAAAAGGCACACCATCTCGGGATGAATGTACAGCGTATCCGCCTGGTATTGCTCGTAACCGCCTCGCTTGCAGCGGGAGCTACTGTTGCGGTGTCGGGAGTGATCGGATTTGTAGGTCTGATTATTCCGCATATGATGCGTTCGATTGTAGGCTCTGACTATCGGGTTTTGCTTCCGGTATCAGCAGTAGCTGGTTCCATTCTTTTGGTGATGGCAGATACGATCGCACGTACCATACTTGACCCGCAGGAATTGCCTATTGGTGTCATCACAGCATTTTTAGGGGCTCCGTTTTTTGCGTATTTGCTGCGCAGACGGCGTAAAAACTTTTGGTAAAGGAGGCGGAGGGATGCTGCGTGCGAATGAGATTTCGCTTACGCTTGGAAGCAGGCAGATCCTTGACGGAATTAGTCTGGAGGTAAAAAGGGACGAGATACTTGGTGTACTGGGCCCAAATGGTTGTGGGAAATCTACGCTCGTTAAAGTACTATCCCGCTTGCTTGTACCGAATAAAGGGGAGATTCATCTAGATGGTCAACCTCTGACTTCTTACAGTTCCAAACAGTTAGCGCGCAAGATGGCAGTCGTCAGCCAGGACGGTCTTGCACCGCTACCGTTAACTGTAGCGGAAGCCGTGCAAATGGGGCGGTATCCTCACCAACGACTATGGAAGAAGGATGCCATCCGGGATGAAGAAGTCGTACAGCAGGTGCTCATCCGCACCGAGCTTACAGAACTGGCTGGCAAGCCGCTTGATAGGCTAAGCGGTGGCGAGCGGCAGCGTGTGGCGATTGCCTGTGCAATGGCGCAGGAGCCGGAAGTGTTGCTGCTTGATGAGCCGACGACTTATCTAGATATTGGCTATCAGATTGGGATTCTTGACTTGCTGCGCCGCTGGCAGCAGGAGACCGGTGGGGCGGCACTGTTGGTACTGCATGATCTGAATCTGGCGGCACAATATTGTGATCGATTGATGCTGATGAAGAGCGGAAGCGTGGTATGCAGTGGTTCGGTAGAAAAAATCATGGAGACGGCATTATTGACCGATGTATACGGAGTTCGCCCACTTGTTGTGCCACACCCGAATTTGCACGTTCCACAGGTGCTTCTGGAGCGGACGTCATGCAAATAAGTGGGTGATAGACACTGGTTCATAATAATGTCCATCGGGAGCAAAGATAGATCCGTGTGCTACGCAAGTCTGTGATGTTGTTGTATAATGAATGATAGTAATTATAAGGAAATAGGAGCTTATTATGGCTGAAAAACAAATCCGATATTATGGGTATAACAAATGCGGTACGTGCCGCAAAGCGAAAAAATGGCTGGATGAAAATGAAATAGCTTATGAGGACATCGCGATTGTAGACGCGCCGCCATCCAAAGAAGAACTGCGCACGTACTGGCAGCAGAGCGGACTTGAGCTTAAGAAGTTTTTCAACACAAGTGGCCAATCGTACCGTGAACTTGGTCTGAAGGATAAATTGAAAGACATGTCTGAGGATGAAATGCTCAATTTGCTTGCATCCGATGGTAAGCTCATCAAGCGACCGCTTATTGCAGGAGCTGGTAAGGTAACAGTTGGCTTCAAAGAAGATGATATGGCGAAGCAATGGACATAAGGAGAGCGACATGACAGAACAATGGATTCAACCTTCAAGTCGTTTGGCAGGCTTAAACTCGGCAATTTTTACAGAAATGAATCGGCGCAAGCGTGCGGTGGAAGCATCCGGTACACACGTTATTGATCTCGGCATCGGCAGTCCTGATCATCCACCTGCACCGTTTATTATGGATGCACTTGCACGTGCGGCGCAAAATCCAGCGAATTACGGCTATCCAACATCAGAAGGCTCACTTCGTTTTCGAACGGCAGCTGCGAAATGGTACAAGCATCGCTTTAATGTCGAGCTTGACCCGGAGCATGAAGTGCTGTCGCTAATGGGATCGCAGGATGGATTGGCGCATCTGGCACAGGGCTTTATTGATCCTGGTGACGTTGTGCTCGTACCCGATCCGGGTTATCCGATTTACTTTGCGAGTGTATCGCTTGCTGGTGGAGAGATTTATCCGCTACCGTTAAAAGAAGAGAATGGATTTCTCCCGGATTATACACAGATTCCGGCAGAGATTTGCCGCCGAGCCAAACTGATGATACTCAATTATCCGAATAATCCGATCGCAGCTGTTGCAGACGGTGAGTTTTTTGCGAAGACCGTGGCGTTTGCACGGGAGAACAACATTATCGTTGCACACGACCAGGCGTATTCAGAGCTGGCATTTGACGGGTACCGCCCGCCAAGCTTTCTGGAAACAGCAGGAGCGAAAGAGATCGGTGTTGAATTTAATTCCTTGTCCAAAAGTTTTAATATGGCCGGGTGCCGGGTAGGATATATCGTAGGAAATCGTGATGTCATCCGCCCGCTGGCTGTGATTAAGTCTAATATTGACTACGGTATTTTCCTTGCTGTGCAGGAAGCTGCGATTGTGGCAATGGAGCATGATATTGAGCATCCAGGCGATCATGGCAACGCAGCACGCTATCTGGAACGTCGGGATACGCTTCTGGATGGGCTTGCAGCGATTGGTTGGGATATTCCGAAGCCGAAAGCGACGATGTTCGTCTGGGCTCGTGTGCCTGAAGGCTGGACATCGGAGACATTTGCCTTTACATTACTTGAGAAGACCGGCGTTGTTGTCATTCCAGGGAGTGCGTTCGGTGAGCAGGGAGAAGGGTATGTGCGCATTGCACTTGTCCAACCGCCAGATGTGCTGCGCGATGTTGTCCAGCGAGTGAAGGAGTCCGGTATACTTTCTCAATAGTTGAGCACTTTACTAAGTGTACAAATAAGGTATACAAAATCTTAATTAAAATAATTACAATTTTGTATTGACTATTATCATGTTGCTTGATATGATGATCCTGTACCAAATAACACATCAGCTTTTCCGGGTTTTCCCGGATTAGAATAATCCCACTTTTAGGAGGTAGTTACATATGGCAGAACGTATTGTAGGTTTACAGGCTCCTGATTTCCGCATGGACACAGCTCTCGGAGATGGCGAAAACTTCGGTGAAGTGAAGCTGTCCGATTACAAAGGAAAATGGCTGGTTATGTTCTTCTACCCGCTTGATTTCACATTCGTATGCCCGACTGAAATTACAGCAATGAGCGATGCGTATGAGCAGTTCAAAGAGCTCGATACTGAAATTCTTGCTGTATCTACAGACAGCAAATTCTCTCACCGTGCATGGATCAACACATCCCGTGATGAGAATGGTCTTGGCAAGCTGAACTTCCCGATCGCTGCTGACCTTACTCACAAAGTATCCCGTGACTACGGCGTACTGATCGAAGAGCAAGGTATCGCGCTTCGCGGCCTGTTCATCATCGATCCAGAAGGCGTTCTGAAATATTCCGTTGTTCACCACAACGATGTTGGCCGTAGTGTTGACGAAACGCTGCGTGTTCTTCAAGCGTTCCAATCTGGTGGTCTTTGCCCAGCTAACTGGCGTCCAGGCCAAGCTAACCTGTAATACAGGGAGCTGGCTGTATCTAAAAGAACCTGATGCGTGGTGCATCGGGTTCTTTTTTATGAAGATAGGATAAGATCATTCAGAAGAGTAGTGGGTGGATGGATTTGGAATAATAAATGTCTTGTCTACTATCTTATCTAGTGGTAAGATGTAATTCCATCTCAAAAAATACCTTGCTTGAAAAAACAATTTAGTTTATCACTAAAAAAGTGTTGCAAAGATGTTTGAGATGTTATAAGATATAAAAGTAGCCGCTGAGACACAGCGAAGCGGTGAAGCGATAAAGAAGTTCCTTGAAAACTGAACAGTGAAACTCGAGTGTGCGAGTTCAATCAATTTCGATTTATTTATAAGCTAGCTTTCGAGCTCAGCGAATCATCTTTTCAACTTTATTGGAGAGTTTGATCCTGGCTCAGGACGAACGCTGGCGGCGTGCCTAATACATGCAAGTCGAGCGGACAGATGGAGTGCTTGCACTCCTGATGTTAGCGGCGGACGGGTGAGTAACACGTAGGCAACCTGCCCGACAGACAGGGATAACTCCGGGAAACCGGTGCTAATACCTGATACGCAGCAAGGAGGCATCTCCTTGCTGGGAAAGACCATGAGTCACTGTCGGATGGGCCTGCGGCGCATTAGCTAGTTGGTGGGGTAGAGGCCTACCAAGGCGACGATGCGTAGCCGACCTGAGAGGGTGATCGGCCACACTGGGACTGAGACACGGCCCAGACTCCTACGGGAGGCAGCAGTAGGGAATCTTCCGCAATGGACGAAAGTCTGACGGAGCAACGCCGCGTGAACGAAGAAGGTTTTCGGATCGTAAAGTTCTGTTGTAAGGGACGAACCGCCGGGATGACCTCCCGGTCTGACGGTACCTTACGAGAAAGCCCCGGCTAACTACGTGCCAGCAGCCGCGGTAATACGTAGGGGGCAAGCGTTGTCCGGAATTATTGGGCGTAAAGCGCGCGCAGGCGGTTTTCTAAGTTAGGTGTGAAAGCCCACGGCTCAACCGTGGAGGGCCACCTAAAACTGGGAGACTTGAGTGCAGGAGAGGAGAGCGGAATTCCACGTGTAGCGGTGAAATGCGTAGAGATGTGGAGGAACACCCGTGGCGAAGGCGGCTCTCTGGCCTGTAACTGACGCTGAGGCGCGAAAGCGTGGGGAGCAAACAGGATTAGATACCCTGGTAGTCCACGCCGTAAACGATGAGTGCTAGGTGTTGGGGACTCCAATCCTCAGTGCCGCAGCTAACGCAATAAGCACTCCGCCTGGGGAGTACGGCCGCAAGGCTGAAACTCAAAGGAATTGACGGGGACCCGCACAAGCGGTGGAGCATGTGGTTTAATTCGAAGCAACGCGAAGAACCTTACCAGGGCTTGACATCCCTCTGAAATCTCTAGAGATAGAGGCTCCCTTCGGGGCAGAGGTGACAGGTGGTGCATGGTTGTCGTCAGCTCGTGTCGTGAGATGTTGGGTTAAGTCCCGCAACGAGCGCAACCCTTGTCCTTAGTTGCCAGCATTTAGTTGGGCACTCTAGGGAGACTGCCGTCGACAAGACGGAGGAAGGTGGGGATGACGTCAAATCATCATGCCCCTTATGTCCTGGGCTACACACGTGCTACAATGGATGGAACAACGGGCCGCCAACTCGCGAGAGTGAGCAAATCCCTGAAAACCATTCTCAGTTCGGATTGCAGGCTGCAACTCGCCTGCATGAAGCCGGAATCGCTAGTAATCGCGGATCAGCATGCCGCGGTGAATACGTTCCCGGGTCTTGTACACACCGCCCGTCACACCACGAGAGTTTGCAACACCCGAAGTCGGTGAGGTAACCGCAAGGAGCCAGCCGCCGAAGGTGGGGTAGATGATTGGGGTGAAGTCGTAACAAGGTATCCGTACCGGAAGGTGCGGATGGATCACCTCCTTTCTATGGAGACTTTGCACATGTCGAGATTTCACTGTTCAGTTTTCCAGGAACTACATCTGGAAAAGTAAATACGGATGAGATATACTAATTATCCTGATGTCTGGTGACGATGGCAAAAGGGTCACACCTGTTCCCATCCCGAACACAGAAGTTAAGTCTTTTAGCGCCGATGGTACTTGGGGGGCAACTCCCTGGGAGAGTAGGACGTCGCCGGGCCGGAATCAATCTTGCGATTGGTTCTGCATCATACACGCACCTTGAAAACTGAATCGAAACAAACGTAAGCTAAGGATTTATATCCAAATGTAAGACCTTTAAGGTGAAACCAATTTTGGTTAAGCTACAAAGGGCGCACGGTGGATGCCTTGGCGCTAGGAGCCGATGAAGGACGTGGCGAACGACGAAATGCTTCGGGGAGCTGTAAGCGAGCTTTGATCCGAAGATGTCCGAATGGGGAAACCCACTACCCGTAATGGGGTAGTACTC includes the following:
- a CDS encoding ABC transporter substrate-binding protein; its protein translation is MKANRWIVWMMLAMLLLVTACGQGSQSVEHTDKKAERSSQTSDGFPVTLQDKSGTDVKIAKKPTRIVSIIPNTTEIAFAIGAGNEIVGVSNYDNYPAGVAKKQKVGDLKVNREKVVALNPDLVLADSSNGEAINTLRKAGLTVLVTEAKNIDEVYKSIGLVGQATGHTGEADKLVHNMQADVRAVQEKVKTIPDEKKPKVWVEVDPSLFTAGKGTFIDDMITLAGGKNIASDVAGWKQLSEEKVLERNPDIILNTYGYYDKEATAKILNRPTWQHVKAVQAKRVQALDSDIVIRPGPRITQGLQEVARALHPDLFR
- a CDS encoding peroxiredoxin, with product MAERIVGLQAPDFRMDTALGDGENFGEVKLSDYKGKWLVMFFYPLDFTFVCPTEITAMSDAYEQFKELDTEILAVSTDSKFSHRAWINTSRDENGLGKLNFPIAADLTHKVSRDYGVLIEEQGIALRGLFIIDPEGVLKYSVVHHNDVGRSVDETLRVLQAFQSGGLCPANWRPGQANL
- a CDS encoding LL-diaminopimelate aminotransferase; the protein is MTEQWIQPSSRLAGLNSAIFTEMNRRKRAVEASGTHVIDLGIGSPDHPPAPFIMDALARAAQNPANYGYPTSEGSLRFRTAAAKWYKHRFNVELDPEHEVLSLMGSQDGLAHLAQGFIDPGDVVLVPDPGYPIYFASVSLAGGEIYPLPLKEENGFLPDYTQIPAEICRRAKLMILNYPNNPIAAVADGEFFAKTVAFARENNIIVAHDQAYSELAFDGYRPPSFLETAGAKEIGVEFNSLSKSFNMAGCRVGYIVGNRDVIRPLAVIKSNIDYGIFLAVQEAAIVAMEHDIEHPGDHGNAARYLERRDTLLDGLAAIGWDIPKPKATMFVWARVPEGWTSETFAFTLLEKTGVVVIPGSAFGEQGEGYVRIALVQPPDVLRDVVQRVKESGILSQ
- a CDS encoding FecCD family ABC transporter permease; this translates as MKRDQLGWRRRLAAWLLPLFCLLVVVVIGSVSVGSADLSVGSVWKIIMSRFMFTGSMEPNWTQAAETIVWEIRLPRVVLAVLVGAGLGAAGTAYQGILRNPLADPYILGVSSGASVGAAAFILFGSGWSIVGSWTLPFVAFLCGLATLLVVYRLASINGTIQVETLLLSGVVVQSFLGAGLSLLISLSREKIQDIVYWMMGSLALADWQSVVVIAPYVLGGIAVMWLCTRELNILALGEQKAHHLGMNVQRIRLVLLVTASLAAGATVAVSGVIGFVGLIIPHMMRSIVGSDYRVLLPVSAVAGSILLVMADTIARTILDPQELPIGVITAFLGAPFFAYLLRRRRKNFW
- a CDS encoding arsenate reductase family protein, which produces MAEKQIRYYGYNKCGTCRKAKKWLDENEIAYEDIAIVDAPPSKEELRTYWQQSGLELKKFFNTSGQSYRELGLKDKLKDMSEDEMLNLLASDGKLIKRPLIAGAGKVTVGFKEDDMAKQWT
- a CDS encoding ABC transporter ATP-binding protein, whose translation is MLRANEISLTLGSRQILDGISLEVKRDEILGVLGPNGCGKSTLVKVLSRLLVPNKGEIHLDGQPLTSYSSKQLARKMAVVSQDGLAPLPLTVAEAVQMGRYPHQRLWKKDAIRDEEVVQQVLIRTELTELAGKPLDRLSGGERQRVAIACAMAQEPEVLLLDEPTTYLDIGYQIGILDLLRRWQQETGGAALLVLHDLNLAAQYCDRLMLMKSGSVVCSGSVEKIMETALLTDVYGVRPLVVPHPNLHVPQVLLERTSCK